A genomic window from Rhodococcus sp. KBS0724 includes:
- a CDS encoding carboxylesterase family protein, whose amino-acid sequence MIASTTSGKVRGRKRDGSYYFGAIPYASASRFEKPRPVEPFSDVFDATAPGTVFPQPPSRLERIMGPPHPDPEQSEDSFTVTITTPSLTGSRPVMVWLHGGGYSSGGGSLPWYDGGSLSSEGDVVVVSVNYRVGVLGYLLLDGVTEGNLGVHDQITALEWVRENIEAFGGNRDSVTVFGQSAGAHSIVNLLSSNNSRTLFHRAILQSTPRTDLNFTQAAAIENGKTFARLLDGDPRTAPLPHILDAFRGTAIEFSRRSPNVVQPPFAPIAELAPVARTFGAAPDVIVGYTRDEGSAFLRDVAGAPDPERVAEKALTQNMFAEPAMELADAFTEAGASVYTYRFDWTPTDNVFGATHCIELPFVLGTEQSWHRSPMLGSSDWPSIDALGRRVRRHWTTFAHTGSPDSSETWEKYTSAQPIGITFS is encoded by the coding sequence GTGATCGCATCCACAACTTCGGGGAAGGTCCGCGGCCGAAAGCGTGACGGGTCGTACTACTTCGGTGCGATTCCCTATGCCAGCGCCTCGCGATTCGAGAAACCGCGGCCAGTGGAACCGTTCTCCGACGTGTTCGACGCCACAGCTCCCGGAACGGTGTTCCCCCAACCACCTTCACGTCTCGAACGGATCATGGGACCACCGCACCCCGATCCGGAGCAGAGCGAAGACAGCTTCACCGTCACCATCACCACCCCCTCGTTGACCGGAAGCCGACCCGTCATGGTGTGGCTGCACGGCGGTGGATACTCCAGTGGCGGCGGCTCCCTACCCTGGTACGACGGCGGTTCGTTGTCGTCCGAAGGCGACGTCGTCGTGGTGTCGGTCAACTATCGCGTCGGCGTGCTCGGATACCTCCTTCTCGACGGCGTCACCGAAGGCAACCTCGGGGTCCACGATCAGATCACGGCGCTCGAGTGGGTACGCGAGAACATCGAGGCATTCGGCGGCAACCGCGATTCCGTCACTGTGTTCGGCCAGTCCGCCGGCGCTCATTCCATCGTTAACCTGTTGAGCAGTAACAACTCTCGAACTCTGTTTCATCGAGCAATTCTGCAGAGCACCCCGCGCACGGACCTCAACTTCACGCAAGCTGCGGCAATCGAGAACGGCAAGACATTTGCCCGACTGCTCGACGGCGATCCGCGAACCGCGCCGCTCCCCCACATTCTCGACGCATTCCGCGGCACGGCAATCGAGTTCAGCCGACGGTCTCCCAACGTCGTTCAACCGCCTTTTGCACCGATCGCCGAGTTGGCACCGGTGGCCCGGACTTTTGGCGCAGCGCCGGACGTCATCGTGGGATACACCCGCGACGAGGGATCCGCTTTCCTGCGCGACGTTGCCGGAGCACCCGATCCCGAACGCGTCGCCGAAAAAGCACTGACACAGAACATGTTTGCCGAACCGGCGATGGAGCTGGCCGACGCGTTCACCGAAGCCGGTGCGTCGGTGTACACGTATCGCTTCGACTGGACACCGACCGACAACGTCTTCGGCGCCACTCACTGCATCGAACTACCCTTCGTGCTGGGAACCGAGCAGTCATGGCATCGCTCGCCGATGCTGGGCAGCAGCGACTGGCCGAGCATCGACGCACTTGGCCGTCGTGTGCGCCGGCATTGGACAACGTTTGCGCACACGGGAAGTCCGGACAGCAGCGAAACGTGGGAGAAGTACACATCGGCCCAGCCG
- a CDS encoding TetR/AcrR family transcriptional regulator produces MARQVAERSDTIPALAGVFRTYGFDGASLAIIAEHTGLGKGSLYNFFPRGKEEMAEAVLDEVDRWFRTEVFEPLRAESVPPAQRIASMFATVADYFRSGERICLFGAFALGEERNRFGARVRTYFDEWIAGLTTALAGTDDSTGLAEEAVAGIQGAIVMSRALDDDAAYSRVTMRLEDRLVQALSP; encoded by the coding sequence ATGGCGAGACAGGTAGCTGAACGCTCCGACACGATCCCCGCCCTCGCGGGCGTGTTCCGAACGTACGGGTTCGACGGAGCCAGTCTGGCGATCATCGCCGAACACACCGGTTTGGGCAAAGGCAGCCTCTACAACTTCTTTCCGCGCGGGAAGGAAGAGATGGCAGAGGCAGTACTCGACGAGGTCGACCGATGGTTTCGCACCGAGGTCTTCGAACCGCTTCGAGCAGAGTCGGTTCCACCGGCGCAGCGCATCGCGAGCATGTTCGCTACTGTGGCCGACTATTTTCGGTCAGGGGAACGCATTTGCCTGTTCGGCGCATTTGCACTCGGCGAAGAACGAAACCGCTTCGGCGCCAGGGTGCGAACCTACTTCGACGAATGGATCGCCGGACTGACAACCGCGCTTGCCGGCACCGATGATTCCACCGGACTTGCCGAAGAAGCAGTGGCCGGGATCCAAGGCGCGATCGTGATGTCCCGAGCACTGGATGACGACGCCGCGTACAGCCGGGTGACGATGCGACTCGAAGATCGACTGGTACAGGCCCTCTCGCCGTAA
- a CDS encoding nuclear transport factor 2 family protein, with protein sequence MTVRAPIPPFTYETATWKVRLAEDGWNSRDPHKVSLAYTPESWWRNRSTFVTGRSEIVELLTEKWNRELDYRLIKELWAHGDNRIAVRFAYEWHDRGGQWFRSYGNENWEFDADGLMHHRHASINDVPIAESERKFFWDSTGPRPHDHPGLRELGL encoded by the coding sequence ATGACTGTGCGAGCACCCATTCCGCCCTTCACCTACGAAACCGCAACCTGGAAGGTTCGCCTTGCCGAGGACGGATGGAACTCACGCGACCCCCACAAGGTTTCACTGGCGTACACACCGGAGAGCTGGTGGCGCAATCGGTCGACGTTCGTCACCGGCCGATCCGAGATCGTCGAACTTCTGACCGAGAAATGGAACCGTGAACTGGACTACCGCCTGATCAAAGAACTGTGGGCTCACGGCGACAACCGCATCGCGGTTCGATTTGCGTACGAGTGGCACGACCGGGGCGGGCAGTGGTTCCGCTCCTACGGCAACGAGAACTGGGAGTTCGACGCCGACGGCCTCATGCACCATCGTCACGCCAGCATCAACGACGTCCCCATCGCGGAATCGGAGCGAAAGTTCTTCTGGGACTCGACCGGACCACGCCCGCACGATCATCCGGGCCTGAGGGAGCTGGGCCTGTGA
- a CDS encoding Crp/Fnr family transcriptional regulator, giving the protein MDDVLARAGIFQGVEPSAVAALTKQLQPVDFPRGHVIFNEGEPGDRLYIIVSGKVKIGRRSPDGRENLLTIMGPSDMFGELSIFDPGPRTSTATTVTEVRAVSMDRDALKAWIQQRPEIAEQLLRVLARRLRRTNNTLADLIFTDVPGRVAKALLQLAQRFGTQEGGALRVTHDLTQEEIAQLVGASRETVNKALADFAHRGWLRLEGKSVLISDSERLARRAR; this is encoded by the coding sequence GTGGACGACGTCCTGGCAAGAGCCGGCATCTTCCAAGGAGTCGAGCCCTCAGCGGTAGCGGCGCTGACCAAGCAGCTGCAGCCCGTCGACTTCCCCCGTGGACATGTCATCTTCAACGAGGGTGAACCCGGTGACCGCCTGTACATCATCGTGTCCGGCAAGGTGAAGATCGGTCGACGCTCACCTGACGGTCGCGAGAACCTGCTGACGATCATGGGTCCGTCCGACATGTTCGGCGAACTGTCCATCTTCGACCCCGGTCCCCGCACCTCGACGGCCACCACCGTCACCGAGGTTCGTGCCGTGAGCATGGACCGCGACGCTCTCAAGGCTTGGATCCAGCAGCGCCCCGAAATCGCCGAGCAGCTGCTCCGCGTTCTCGCACGTCGCCTGCGTCGTACCAACAACACACTCGCGGACCTGATCTTCACGGACGTCCCCGGCCGTGTCGCCAAGGCACTGCTGCAACTCGCGCAGCGCTTCGGCACTCAGGAAGGTGGCGCACTGCGCGTCACTCACGACCTCACGCAGGAAGAGATCGCCCAGCTGGTCGGCGCTTCTCGTGAGACCGTCAACAAGGCGCTCGCCGATTTCGCTCATCGCGGATGGCTGCGCCTCGAAGGCAAGAGCGTCCTGATCTCGGATTCCGAGCGTCTGGCTCGTCGCGCACGCTAG
- the nth gene encoding endonuclease III produces the protein MQTTPTERSATRRSGGSRGEETPLALVRRARRMNRKLAVAFPHVYCELDFTTPLELTVATILSAQCTDVRVNMVTPALFARYPDAKAYAEADRTELEEYIRSTGFYRNKANSLIGLGQALLERYDGEVPNKLADLVTLPGVGRKTANVVLGNAFDVPGITVDTHFGRLVRRWKWTDEEDAVKVEHAVGALIERKEWTLLSHRVIFHGRRVCHARKPACGVCVLAKDCPSYGLGPTDKAEAAALVKGPETEHLLALAGL, from the coding sequence GTGCAGACCACCCCGACCGAGCGCTCAGCGACCCGCCGGTCTGGCGGCTCTCGCGGCGAGGAAACCCCGTTGGCGCTCGTCCGTCGCGCGCGCCGGATGAACCGGAAACTAGCCGTCGCCTTCCCCCACGTGTACTGCGAACTCGACTTCACGACGCCCCTCGAGTTGACGGTGGCGACCATCCTGTCGGCACAGTGCACTGACGTCCGCGTCAACATGGTCACCCCAGCTCTTTTTGCCCGTTATCCCGACGCCAAGGCCTACGCAGAAGCCGACCGGACCGAACTCGAGGAGTACATCCGGTCAACCGGCTTCTACCGGAACAAGGCCAACTCGTTGATCGGATTGGGTCAGGCACTGCTCGAGCGTTATGACGGCGAAGTGCCCAACAAACTTGCCGACCTCGTGACGTTGCCGGGAGTCGGTCGCAAGACAGCCAATGTGGTTCTGGGAAATGCGTTCGACGTCCCGGGAATCACCGTCGACACCCACTTCGGACGACTGGTTCGTCGGTGGAAGTGGACGGACGAAGAAGATGCCGTCAAGGTCGAACATGCCGTCGGGGCATTGATCGAACGTAAGGAATGGACCCTGCTGTCACATCGTGTGATTTTCCACGGACGACGCGTCTGTCATGCGCGTAAGCCGGCGTGCGGAGTGTGCGTGCTGGCCAAGGACTGCCCGTCGTACGGCCTTGGCCCCACCGACAAAGCGGAGGCTGCCGCGCTGGTGAAGGGTCCGGAGACGGAGCATCTGCTCGCTCTGGCCGGGTTGTGA
- a CDS encoding TlpA disulfide reductase family protein, translating into MSNAARWSLVVLAVVVALAVAIWPRGGEDTPVSTGGSSTSAYQPPTFTPSSESLDQLRGQAGLAACPTPTAEAPAGAALTGITLDCVSDGSSVDLAAALGGKPALLNLWAYWCAPCAEELPHLQEFADRAGDSVTVLTVHSDPNQENALTRLIDYSVRLPGVQDGSSKVQIAVGAPPVLPVSVLIRPDGTVAKVLPQPFRSADEIAAATAQYLGVVV; encoded by the coding sequence ATGTCCAATGCTGCTCGGTGGTCCCTTGTCGTGCTTGCGGTTGTTGTTGCGCTCGCTGTTGCGATCTGGCCGCGCGGGGGAGAGGACACCCCGGTTTCGACTGGCGGTTCCTCGACGTCCGCTTACCAGCCGCCGACGTTCACGCCGTCGTCCGAATCGCTCGATCAGCTTCGCGGGCAAGCCGGACTGGCAGCGTGCCCGACGCCTACCGCCGAAGCTCCGGCCGGCGCCGCGCTCACCGGAATCACTCTCGACTGTGTTTCCGACGGAAGCTCTGTCGATCTTGCTGCCGCGCTGGGAGGTAAGCCCGCGTTGCTGAACCTGTGGGCCTACTGGTGCGCGCCATGCGCCGAAGAACTGCCGCATTTGCAGGAATTTGCGGATCGCGCGGGGGACAGTGTGACTGTGCTGACCGTGCATTCCGATCCGAACCAGGAAAATGCTTTGACCCGACTGATCGACTATTCCGTTCGCTTACCCGGCGTTCAGGACGGCTCGAGCAAGGTGCAGATAGCCGTCGGCGCGCCACCCGTGCTGCCGGTCTCGGTGCTCATTCGTCCCGACGGAACCGTCGCGAAAGTGTTGCCTCAACCGTTCCGCAGTGCGGATGAGATAGCTGCCGCCACGGCGCAGTATTTGGGAGTTGTCGTATGA
- a CDS encoding CoA pyrophosphatase: MSSSVPEWLRAVSSTQPTDPHRLNPVLDRRPPRGTATRPAAVLVLFGGSREADPLCLGGMPDDADVLLTQRASTMRQHSGQVAFPGGAADEGDDGPIGTALREAQEETGLDPSGVLPLATLPEIFIPPSGFDVTPVIAYWENPVTVGIQDSGEVGRVARVPLRTLLDPDNRFQVRHQAGYQGPAFTADGMLVWGFTAGILAGLFEVSGWEIPWDHHDVRDLDTALAELGEDIEDSAVPR, translated from the coding sequence ATGAGCTCATCGGTTCCCGAATGGTTACGTGCCGTATCCAGCACCCAGCCCACTGATCCACATCGGCTCAACCCGGTGCTCGACCGTCGTCCGCCACGCGGGACGGCAACCCGGCCCGCTGCGGTACTCGTTCTCTTCGGAGGATCCCGGGAAGCCGATCCTCTGTGCCTCGGTGGGATGCCGGACGACGCCGACGTACTGCTGACACAGCGGGCGTCGACCATGCGTCAGCACAGTGGGCAGGTCGCCTTTCCCGGCGGCGCCGCCGACGAAGGCGACGACGGTCCGATCGGCACAGCGCTGCGCGAGGCGCAGGAAGAAACAGGTCTCGACCCGAGCGGGGTACTCCCGCTGGCGACGCTGCCCGAGATATTCATTCCACCGTCCGGATTCGACGTGACTCCGGTGATCGCCTATTGGGAAAATCCGGTGACCGTGGGCATCCAGGATTCCGGCGAGGTCGGCCGCGTCGCACGGGTTCCGCTGCGCACTCTGCTCGACCCGGACAACCGCTTCCAGGTACGTCACCAGGCCGGGTACCAAGGCCCGGCGTTCACGGCCGACGGCATGCTCGTATGGGGTTTCACTGCCGGAATACTCGCGGGGCTCTTCGAGGTGTCCGGCTGGGAAATCCCCTGGGATCATCACGACGTGCGTGACCTGGACACAGCGCTCGCAGAACTGGGCGAAGACATCGAAGATTCGGCGGTTCCCCGATGA
- the marP gene encoding acid resistance serine protease MarP, with product MTGSRWVDLAIVVVALIAATSGWRQGAVASALAFVGVILGAVAGILLAPHVLVHVTEGKLRILAGISLIVVLVIIGEVAGMVLGRAARSGMHSPAARSVDSVIGAGLQAVAVVVAAWLLAIPLTSSSQPNVAAAVRGSNVLAGVDDLAPQWLRQIPAEFSALLDTSGLPDVIGPFGRTPITEVEAPDASVLASPLAAQLRPSVLRINGVAPSCQRALEGSGFIVAPERVMTNAHVVAGTESITVDTMQGALPAQVVLFDSSVDIAILAVPGLEAPVLPFAAQPAQTGDNALVLGYPGGGPYTASAARVREILNLNGPDIYKAGTTQREVYTVRGSIRQGNSGGPMVNDQGEVLGVVFGAAIDDSDTGFVLTANEVSRQLAMAESASTPVSTGVCIL from the coding sequence ATGACAGGTTCGCGGTGGGTCGATCTTGCGATCGTGGTGGTGGCGCTCATCGCCGCGACATCGGGATGGCGTCAGGGCGCGGTGGCGTCGGCGTTGGCCTTTGTCGGTGTGATTCTGGGTGCTGTTGCCGGAATTCTCCTGGCACCGCATGTCCTGGTGCACGTAACCGAGGGCAAGTTGCGCATCCTCGCCGGTATTTCACTGATCGTCGTTTTGGTGATCATCGGCGAAGTTGCCGGCATGGTTCTGGGCCGAGCCGCGCGTAGCGGTATGCATTCCCCGGCCGCGAGATCGGTGGACAGTGTGATCGGCGCAGGGCTTCAAGCCGTTGCCGTGGTGGTTGCCGCGTGGCTGCTGGCCATTCCGCTGACGTCGTCGTCTCAGCCCAACGTCGCAGCAGCAGTCCGCGGCTCGAACGTGCTGGCCGGTGTCGACGACCTCGCGCCGCAATGGTTGAGGCAGATTCCGGCGGAATTCTCGGCGCTGCTCGACACATCGGGATTGCCCGATGTCATCGGTCCGTTCGGCCGCACACCCATCACTGAAGTGGAAGCACCCGACGCGAGTGTCCTGGCGAGCCCGCTGGCCGCTCAGTTGCGTCCGAGTGTCCTGCGCATCAACGGCGTCGCGCCGAGCTGCCAGCGTGCACTCGAAGGTTCCGGGTTCATCGTCGCTCCTGAGCGTGTCATGACCAACGCGCACGTCGTGGCGGGTACCGAGAGCATCACCGTCGACACGATGCAGGGCGCACTCCCCGCTCAGGTTGTGCTCTTCGACTCCTCCGTCGACATCGCGATCCTCGCGGTGCCTGGACTCGAGGCGCCGGTTCTGCCGTTCGCAGCACAACCCGCTCAAACCGGGGACAACGCACTGGTGCTCGGATATCCGGGTGGTGGTCCGTACACGGCCAGCGCGGCTCGTGTCCGCGAAATCCTGAACCTCAACGGCCCGGACATCTACAAGGCCGGCACCACACAACGTGAGGTGTACACGGTTCGTGGATCGATTCGACAGGGGAATTCCGGTGGGCCCATGGTCAACGATCAGGGCGAGGTGCTCGGCGTCGTGTTCGGCGCTGCCATCGACGACAGCGACACCGGGTTCGTACTCACTGCCAATGAGGTCTCGCGCCAACTCGCCATGGCGGAAAGCGCGTCGACGCCCGTCTCCACCGGCGTCTGCATCCTCTGA
- a CDS encoding alpha/beta fold hydrolase: MSAPDPSTVRFDGPWIHRDIHANGIRFHVVEVGDAEPDAPLVVLLHGFADFWWSWRHQLTALSTQGFRVVAIDLRGYGDSDKPPRGYDGWTLAGDVAGLIRAMGYGKATLIGHADGGLVCWATAILHPRLVRSIALVSSPHPHALKQSVLRDRYQRKALFPSFLANQLPFRPERRLTADNGAEVERLVRSRSGPGWPEQTEFDDVVSKLRSAIRIPGVAHSTLEYQRWAFRSQLRTEGRRFMRLMDQTLHIPILQIHGELDPYILTRTIRRGRRWAPGEQLHPVPGVGHYAHWEAPQRVNDALRDFLAAD; encoded by the coding sequence GTGTCAGCCCCAGATCCATCCACCGTCAGATTCGACGGCCCCTGGATTCACCGGGACATTCACGCCAACGGCATCCGGTTTCACGTCGTCGAGGTCGGCGACGCTGAGCCGGATGCTCCGTTGGTTGTTCTCCTGCACGGTTTTGCCGACTTCTGGTGGTCGTGGCGTCATCAGCTGACGGCACTGTCCACCCAGGGCTTCCGAGTAGTTGCCATCGATCTGCGTGGCTACGGCGACTCCGACAAACCGCCACGCGGATACGACGGTTGGACGTTGGCCGGCGATGTGGCCGGGCTGATCCGGGCGATGGGATACGGCAAGGCCACGCTGATCGGTCATGCCGACGGCGGCCTGGTGTGCTGGGCAACAGCGATCCTGCATCCACGTCTGGTTCGGTCGATCGCTCTGGTGTCGTCGCCGCATCCGCACGCGCTCAAACAATCAGTCCTCCGCGACCGCTATCAGCGCAAGGCCCTCTTCCCGTCGTTCCTCGCGAATCAGCTTCCGTTCCGCCCGGAACGGCGTCTGACAGCCGACAACGGAGCCGAAGTTGAGCGTCTGGTGCGTTCGCGCTCGGGTCCTGGCTGGCCCGAGCAGACCGAGTTCGACGACGTTGTATCGAAATTGCGCTCGGCGATTCGCATCCCGGGGGTCGCGCACTCGACGTTGGAGTACCAGCGGTGGGCGTTCCGAAGTCAGCTCCGCACCGAGGGACGCCGGTTCATGCGTCTGATGGATCAGACTCTGCACATTCCGATCCTGCAGATACACGGCGAACTCGACCCGTACATTCTCACTCGGACAATCCGACGCGGTCGGCGTTGGGCGCCTGGCGAACAGTTGCACCCCGTCCCCGGAGTCGGTCATTACGCCCACTGGGAAGCCCCACAGCGCGTCAACGACGCGCTCCGGGACTTCCTGGCAGCCGACTAG
- a CDS encoding phage holin family protein, whose translation MSVTNGESQRFTGDGVPNTVSSIPLTDVDARTPAEASIGALVRDATAQVSTLVRAEVELAKAEVTGEVKKGLQGSVFFILAFTVLLFSSFFFFFFLAELLSVWLERWAAFLIVFLIMVLTTAVLALLGYLRVRKLRAPEKTIESLKAAKSVIPGSHDDTKPSVDFNARR comes from the coding sequence GTGAGCGTGACCAACGGAGAGAGCCAACGCTTCACCGGAGATGGGGTGCCGAACACGGTGTCGTCCATTCCTCTCACCGACGTAGACGCCCGGACACCGGCTGAGGCCTCGATCGGCGCGCTGGTCAGGGATGCGACGGCTCAGGTTTCGACACTGGTGCGTGCCGAGGTCGAGCTTGCCAAGGCCGAAGTCACCGGTGAGGTCAAGAAGGGTCTGCAGGGCAGCGTCTTCTTCATTCTGGCCTTCACTGTTCTGCTGTTCAGTTCTTTCTTCTTCTTCTTTTTCCTGGCGGAACTGCTCAGCGTCTGGCTCGAGCGTTGGGCCGCGTTCCTGATCGTGTTCCTGATCATGGTGCTGACCACCGCGGTACTGGCGCTTCTCGGTTATCTGCGGGTTCGCAAGTTGCGGGCTCCCGAGAAGACGATCGAATCGCTCAAGGCCGCGAAGAGCGTCATTCCCGGCAGCCACGACGACACAAAGCCGTCGGTCGACTTCAACGCGCGCAGGTAA
- the nhaA gene encoding Na+/H+ antiporter NhaA produces the protein MISTLRSELSRYLRTETVGGSILLIAAAIALIWVNSPLGDSYLALRDFQIGPSSLHLNLSLGTWAQDGLLAIFFFVAGLELKRELVVGELSDRKAAALPIIAACGGVLVPALIAASIGFGTPGMDKGWAIPVATDIAFALGVLALTGSRIPASARVFLLSLAVVDDLLAIILIAVLFTASIAMLWLLTAAAALAVYAYAQHKRITTPFLYVPLALLTWYSMHEAGIHATLAGVALGLLTRVVRDKDEEYAPGSRLEHRIQPYSAGFCVPVFALFASGVPINAEVLGDIFTDPVGQSVFVGLLVGKTVGIFGISLLAIKLGIATKPKTLEHRDMFALSVLGGIGFTVSLLVADLALDGVGDGSEAEIAKAAVLVTSLIASLIGSALLWRRGRVHAARAEADARATDARELPGEVDK, from the coding sequence GTGATCTCCACACTGCGTTCCGAACTGTCCCGATACCTCCGCACCGAAACCGTCGGCGGCTCGATCCTGCTGATCGCCGCCGCCATTGCTCTGATCTGGGTGAATTCACCGCTCGGCGACAGTTACCTCGCGCTGCGCGACTTCCAGATCGGACCGTCGTCACTGCATCTGAACCTGAGTCTCGGCACCTGGGCGCAAGACGGTTTGCTGGCCATTTTCTTCTTCGTGGCCGGGCTCGAACTCAAACGCGAGCTAGTTGTCGGCGAGCTCTCCGATCGCAAAGCCGCAGCGCTTCCGATCATCGCAGCATGTGGCGGAGTTCTCGTTCCCGCGCTCATCGCGGCATCGATCGGCTTCGGCACTCCGGGGATGGACAAGGGCTGGGCGATCCCCGTCGCCACTGACATCGCGTTTGCCCTCGGCGTCCTCGCCCTGACCGGTTCCCGGATTCCGGCCAGTGCCCGCGTGTTCCTGCTCAGCCTTGCGGTAGTCGACGACCTTCTGGCCATCATCTTGATCGCGGTGCTGTTCACCGCGTCGATCGCGATGTTGTGGCTACTCACCGCCGCGGCGGCGCTGGCCGTGTACGCCTACGCCCAGCACAAACGCATCACGACGCCGTTCCTCTATGTGCCGCTTGCCTTGCTCACTTGGTATTCGATGCACGAGGCCGGTATCCATGCCACCCTCGCCGGCGTCGCACTCGGTCTACTCACTCGCGTTGTCCGCGACAAGGACGAGGAATACGCCCCCGGCAGCCGACTCGAACATCGCATCCAGCCGTACTCCGCCGGCTTCTGCGTTCCGGTGTTCGCACTGTTCGCGTCCGGCGTTCCCATCAACGCCGAGGTTCTCGGCGACATCTTCACCGATCCCGTCGGGCAATCCGTTTTTGTCGGCCTCCTCGTCGGCAAAACTGTGGGAATCTTCGGAATTTCCCTGCTCGCGATCAAATTGGGCATAGCCACGAAACCCAAGACACTCGAACACAGAGACATGTTTGCCCTCTCAGTGCTCGGTGGCATCGGGTTCACCGTTAGCCTGCTTGTAGCAGACCTCGCACTGGACGGGGTCGGCGATGGCAGTGAGGCCGAAATAGCGAAGGCCGCAGTTCTCGTGACATCGTTGATAGCGTCGCTGATCGGATCAGCGCTGCTGTGGCGACGTGGACGGGTTCATGCGGCGCGAGCCGAGGCCGATGCCAGAGCCACAGACGCGAGAGAACTACCTGGAGAGGTCGACAAGTGA
- a CDS encoding MFS transporter — MSTSLSKNPPTPAGGETVGGVPRRRIVVASMIGTSIEFYDFYIYATAAVSVFPLLFFPKGNDTTALLASLATFGLAFVARPLGSILFGHFGDRVGRKATLVGSLLTMGVATFLIGLLPTYSQVGLLAPALLALMRFCQGLGLGGEWSGAALLATETAKEGKRAWAAMWPQLGAPIGFFLANGLFLTISLMMDHDSANPDLDGAFLSWGWRIPFLLSAIMVMIGLYVRLRLEETPVFARAVERGEKVKTPLAEVFKTSWRQLIIGTFVMLATYTLFYLMTTWVLSYGIGKTAAEGGTGAGFKYTDFLVLQLIAVVFFAAAVPVSGWLADRYGRRITLLVITGTMMLFGLTFGLFLHTDGMSDGRMLAFLVVGMILMGLTFGPMSAVLPELFPTNVRYTGSGIAYNTASILGAAVAPFIAVYLVDHYGVGWVGIYLLVASALTFVALLVMRETKDESLDDVGA, encoded by the coding sequence GTGAGCACGTCACTGAGTAAGAACCCGCCGACGCCAGCCGGCGGTGAAACTGTCGGCGGCGTACCTCGCCGCCGGATCGTTGTCGCGAGCATGATCGGCACGTCGATCGAGTTCTACGACTTCTACATTTACGCAACAGCAGCGGTGTCGGTCTTCCCGCTTCTGTTCTTCCCCAAAGGCAACGACACCACCGCGCTCCTCGCGTCGCTGGCGACATTCGGTCTGGCTTTCGTGGCGCGTCCGCTCGGCTCGATCCTGTTCGGTCACTTCGGCGACCGGGTGGGCCGCAAGGCGACACTCGTCGGCTCGCTCCTCACGATGGGCGTCGCAACCTTCCTCATCGGCCTGCTGCCGACTTATTCTCAAGTCGGTTTGCTCGCCCCAGCACTACTTGCCCTGATGCGCTTCTGTCAGGGGCTCGGCCTCGGCGGTGAATGGTCCGGAGCAGCACTGCTTGCCACCGAAACCGCGAAGGAAGGCAAACGCGCCTGGGCGGCCATGTGGCCACAGTTGGGCGCACCCATCGGCTTCTTCCTTGCCAACGGACTCTTCCTGACCATCTCGTTGATGATGGACCACGACAGCGCGAACCCGGACCTCGACGGAGCATTCCTCTCGTGGGGCTGGCGAATTCCGTTCCTGCTCAGCGCAATCATGGTGATGATCGGCCTGTACGTGCGTCTGCGGCTCGAGGAAACGCCGGTGTTCGCCCGCGCAGTCGAGCGCGGCGAGAAGGTCAAGACACCCCTCGCCGAGGTATTCAAGACAAGCTGGCGTCAGCTGATCATCGGCACGTTCGTCATGCTCGCCACCTACACGCTGTTCTACCTCATGACCACGTGGGTCCTGAGTTACGGAATCGGCAAAACCGCAGCGGAAGGTGGCACGGGAGCGGGCTTCAAGTACACGGATTTCCTTGTCCTGCAGCTCATCGCGGTTGTGTTCTTCGCAGCTGCCGTCCCGGTCTCCGGGTGGCTGGCCGACCGCTACGGTCGACGGATCACGCTGCTCGTCATCACCGGAACCATGATGCTGTTCGGCCTCACGTTCGGACTCTTCCTGCACACCGACGGGATGAGTGACGGCCGCATGCTGGCCTTCCTCGTTGTGGGCATGATCCTCATGGGTCTGACCTTCGGACCGATGAGTGCTGTTCTCCCGGAACTGTTCCCGACCAACGTCCGATACACCGGTTCCGGTATCGCCTACAACACCGCAAGCATCCTCGGTGCGGCAGTAGCGCCGTTCATCGCGGTCTACCTGGTCGACCACTACGGCGTCGGCTGGGTCGGGATCTACCTACTCGTCGCGTCGGCTCTGACGTTTGTCGCACTGCTCGTCATGCGGGAGACGAAGGACGAATCGCTCGATGATGTAGGGGCGTAA